In the Methanobrevibacter sp. genome, TTTAAATATCCTTAAACATAGATTAATAACAATAAAAAAATTTTTTTAAGGATTATTTTAAGAAGTTAATTGACAGATTAATTTTATTTGGAGTCAGAAGGGTTAAAATGAATAATAGTGATTTATTTTATACAGGAATTAAATATGAAGCTAATCAAGATTTTGCTGAAGCTTTGATGTCTTATAATCAAATATTAGAAAATGATCCCCGCCATGTCGATGCATTAGCACATTCCAGCTTTTGTTTATTAAGTATGAGAAACTATGCTGAGGCACTTAAGAAGATAAATATGGCATTACTTATTAATCCAAAATCTGCTTATGCATGGATGGTAAAAGGATGGACCTATCAGTTGGTTGAGGATTTTTATAGATCATTGGAATGTTTAGATAAAAGTACATCTCTTAATCCACGGGATGATAGAACCTGGTTTTTTAAGGCCATGACATTGTATGAATTAAAAGATATCCCTAAATGTATAGAATGTTTAGAAACCTGTTTAAAACATAATCCAAATAATCTTGGTGCAAAATCTGCTCTAAACCGTATTAAAAATGAAAAAATAAAAACTCCATTTGATGAAACTAAGACATGTCCTCACTGTGGAGTTAAACGGTCCCCATTACAGGTATATTGTCCCAAATGTGATGAATTTGTATGGGACGATGACGATGACAAACAATTTAAAAATTTATTGAAACAACTTTTTGATTATCTAGATTATATTGATAGAAATCAAAATCCAAATCTCAAAATTGTAAATGAATGGAAAAACAATGATTTTACAGTGAAGTTAGCTTTAATGAGTGATTTGGGTAATTGGTTATCCTTTTTAGCTATGAGTGATAATTATATTGCTCAAGAAGAAATTGATTTTATAAATGAATATTTAAAGGTTAATTTTGATAAAAATCAAATTGAATATCTTTTATCAAATTTAACTGATAATTTTATTGATATGTTGCCTCCTTCTTTTATTTTGGCTCATGATTTAGATTTATATGCTGAGATTAAATTTGCAAATGGAGAGTTAACAAAACTTTTAAAAACTGTATTCAATATTTTGGGAGAATTATTCATTCGTTGTGATGGTAAAATAACGGATGAAGAATCTGATTTATTAAAATCCTATATGGATAATTTAAATAAAAACTTTGAGAATTATAAAAATGGCAGATATGAACCTGATTTTGCCAAACAAAATCAAGGAAGTTGTTGCGGTAACACTTCAACAACAGTGCATGTTCCAGATGAAGATAAAACAATTAATGACTATCTTGACGAATTAAATCAGTTAGTTGGCCTTGAAGCTGTTAAAAACGATGTTAATTCTTTAATTAATCTTGTTCAAATTCGTAATATCCGTGAAGAACGTGGATTGGAGCAACCTCCAATGTCATTACACCTAGTATTTACCGGTAATCCCGGTACTGGTAAAACAACTGTAGCAAGAATATTAGGTAAAATTTATAATAAAATGGGTTTATTATCTAAAGGTCATTTGGTTGAAACTGATCGGAGCGGTTTGGTTGCAGGATTTGTTGGTCAGACAGCACTTAAAACACAAGCTGTTATAGATGAAGCGAAAGGTGGAATATTATTTATTGATGAAGCTTATGCTTTGCATTCTGATGAAGGATCAAATGACTTTGGTCGAGAAGCTATTGATACTCTAATAAAAGCTATGGAAGATAACCGTGAAGATTTAATAGTCATAGTAGCCGGATATCCTCATTTAATGTCTAAATTTTTAAATACCAATCCAGGACTGGAATCCCGATTTAATAAAGGTATTTATTTTGATGATTATAATCCTGATGAATTATATGATATCTTCCAGATATTGTGTGATGAATCTAATTTAGTTTTAGATGAAAAAGCCAGCGAATTTCTAAAATCATATTTAGTGAAAGTTTATGACCGCAGAGACGATAACTTTGGAAATGGTAGATATGTGAGAAATTTATTTGAAGATGTGTTAACTAGACAAGCCACCAGATTATCATCAAATCCTAATGTATCCAATGATAAATTAAGCACACTAACTTATGAAGATTTTATTAAAGATGAAGATGATGAAACTCTAGAAGAGCTTCTTGAAAAACTAAATAAATTAGTTGGTTTAGAATCTGTTAAAGAGGACGTGAATTCATTAATAAATTTATATCAAGTTAGACAAATGCGTGAAAAACAAGGATTGAAACAACCTCCAATGTCCAATCATCTAGTTTTCACAGGCAATCCCGGAACTGGTAAAACTACAGTTGCAAGATTGCTTTCTAAAATATATTATAAATTAGACTTGTTATCTAAAGGCCATCTGGTTGAAACTGACCGTGGCAGTTTAGTTGCAGCATATGTTGGTCAAACTGCTATTAATGTTAAAGAGGTTGTTCATGAAGCTATGGGTGGAGTATTATTTATTGATGAAGCTTATACTTTATCTTCTTCTAAAGGAAGTTCAAATGACTTTGGTCAGGAAGCAATTGATACTCTTTTAAAACTCATGGAGGACAATCGTAACAGTTTTGTTGTTATTGTTGCCGGATATCCGGATTTAATGAAAGAATTCATACATTCAAATCCAGGTTTAGAATCTAGATTTAATAAGTATATTCATTTTGAAGATTATAATCCTGAAGAATTATATGGAATATTTCAAGTAATGTGTGATGAATCCCACTTCGTTCTTGATGATGAAGCAGGGGAGTTTTTAAAAGCACATCTTGAAGAAGTTTATTATAACAAGCCTGATAATTTTGCTAATGGGCGATATGTGAGAAATTTATTTGAAAATGT is a window encoding:
- a CDS encoding AAA family ATPase produces the protein MNNSDLFYTGIKYEANQDFAEALMSYNQILENDPRHVDALAHSSFCLLSMRNYAEALKKINMALLINPKSAYAWMVKGWTYQLVEDFYRSLECLDKSTSLNPRDDRTWFFKAMTLYELKDIPKCIECLETCLKHNPNNLGAKSALNRIKNEKIKTPFDETKTCPHCGVKRSPLQVYCPKCDEFVWDDDDDKQFKNLLKQLFDYLDYIDRNQNPNLKIVNEWKNNDFTVKLALMSDLGNWLSFLAMSDNYIAQEEIDFINEYLKVNFDKNQIEYLLSNLTDNFIDMLPPSFILAHDLDLYAEIKFANGELTKLLKTVFNILGELFIRCDGKITDEESDLLKSYMDNLNKNFENYKNGRYEPDFAKQNQGSCCGNTSTTVHVPDEDKTINDYLDELNQLVGLEAVKNDVNSLINLVQIRNIREERGLEQPPMSLHLVFTGNPGTGKTTVARILGKIYNKMGLLSKGHLVETDRSGLVAGFVGQTALKTQAVIDEAKGGILFIDEAYALHSDEGSNDFGREAIDTLIKAMEDNREDLIVIVAGYPHLMSKFLNTNPGLESRFNKGIYFDDYNPDELYDIFQILCDESNLVLDEKASEFLKSYLVKVYDRRDDNFGNGRYVRNLFEDVLTRQATRLSSNPNVSNDKLSTLTYEDFIKDEDDETLEELLEKLNKLVGLESVKEDVNSLINLYQVRQMREKQGLKQPPMSNHLVFTGNPGTGKTTVARLLSKIYYKLDLLSKGHLVETDRGSLVAAYVGQTAINVKEVVHEAMGGVLFIDEAYTLSSSKGSSNDFGQEAIDTLLKLMEDNRNSFVVIVAGYPDLMKEFIHSNPGLESRFNKYIHFEDYNPEELYGIFQVMCDESHFVLDDEAGEFLKAHLEEVYYNKPDNFANGRYVRNLFENVLTKQANRLASQDNVSAEELNTLILEDFKDIK